Proteins from a genomic interval of Narcine bancroftii isolate sNarBan1 chromosome 12, sNarBan1.hap1, whole genome shotgun sequence:
- the LOC138747167 gene encoding uncharacterized protein, with translation MTLPAQVNQCFVQLRGDCSSPVRQRSWRDESGKWAEKKSSLLHAVGGVHVPCSPYPEAATASGLFRPALCPVGTVSASLYLLGRILKQKLFIFAAVCVFDPTLLLFSVHITYPGTLLPCPGRSLLTLLLSPGRSLPGECCNQPMGGRLPAHLSLPCRSTGRTGPITVTGSLAYLLFSANGRAPTLGFHRSQFRAVAEGPNEVRGATPFVCRAGRDWLLLLPPPTRSVCLERKAVGDGCGLNIPVGGWRPEAGRQSRPGGESSPRTMPL, from the exons ATGACCCTCCCAGCACAGGtgaaccaatgttttgtacagctgCGTGGTGACTGCAGCTCTCCAGTCCGGCAACGATCTTGGCGGGATGAGTCGGGGAAGTGGGCGGAGAAGAAGAGCAGTCTGCTCCATGCTGTGGGGGGTGTGCATGTTCCGTGCAGTCCATATCCAGAGGCTGCAACAGCCTCGGGCTTGTTCCGTCCCGCTCTCTGTCCAGTTGGGACGGTTTCTGCCTCTTTATATTTGCTCGGACGGATATTAAAACAAAAGCTGTTTATTTTTGCTGCTGTTTGTGTGTTTGACCCAACCTTGCTCCTCTTCTCTGTTCATATCACATATCCCGGGACCCTCCTTCCCTGCCCAGGACGCTCCCTCCTCACGCTCCTTCTCTCGCCGGGACGCTCCCTCCCCGGGGAATGCTGCAATCAGCCAATGGGAGGCCGCCTCCccgcccatctctccctcccatgCCGATCGACTGGAAGGACAGGGCCGATCACGGTTACCGGGAGCCTTGCCTACTTGTTGTTCTCAGCCAATGGGAGGGCGCCCACACTAGGCTTTCACCGCTCCCAATTCAGAgcggtggctgagggacccaatGAGGTGCGAGGAGCCACCCCCTTCGTATGCAGGGCAGGCCGTGATTGGCTGCTGCTACTGCCGCCGCCGACACGCAGCGTGTGTCTGGAACGCAAGGCCGTTGGCGACGGTTGCGGTTTGAATATTCCTGTCGGCGGATGGAGGCCCGAGGCAGGGCGGCAGTCAAGGCCCGGCGGAGAGTCATCACCTCGG acgatgccgctttag